The sequence CCCCGGAGGAGTTGGCCGAGATTTACATGGTCCGGGTAGCCCTCGAGGGAACAGCTGCCTTCCATGCTTTCCCGACCCTCCACCAAGACCCCAGCCCACTGCGGGAGGCGCTGACCCGAATGCGGGAGGCAGTCGACGCAGGCAGTGCCCGGGGCCTGGCTAAATACAGCACCCAGTTCCACCGGGCCATTATCGAGGCCTCCGGCAACCGGCTCATGGTAGAGATCTGGGACTCGCTGTTCGTCGAGGTACGCACCATGGCCACCATCGTGCGCGGCCAGGTGGACCCGCGCGCTGCGGCAGAGTCCCACGCCCCCATTGTGGAGGCCTTTGAGACCGGGGATGCGCAGCTGTGCCAGCAACTAGTCGCCGAGCACCAGCAGGAGTACTCAATCCTCCCCCACGAGTGATTTTCCCTCAGCTGCCGGAGGCGCGCGAGTAAGCGTCCCGGTATCCAGGGCGATCCTTCCCTCGGCATCCACCAGTGGTGAGCTGCGGCTTCTCGAAGTGATCTAACTTACTTTTCTCAACCCCTTGTGGTCCACATCGCGACAGGTTAGTCTCATGGTAGATAATCGATAATCGGTAATCGAGCAAGGGAGTCAGTTTGAAGTTCATCACTTTCCGCCACGATGGCACCACCCGCACCGGTGTCCTGGACACGGATACCGCCGAGATCACCCCCCTGGCCAACGGCGAGGGCCTGGTCGATGTCATCGAGACTTGGGGTAACGGCACCCCGGAGTTCTCGACCACCACCCTGTCGTTGGAGGAGGTGGAGCTGCTGGCCCCGATCCCGCGCCCGCGTCGCAACATCTTCTGCATCGGCCGCAACTACCTCGAACACGCCAAGGAATTCGCCGACTCTGGCTTCGACGCCACCGCCAGTGCCAGCCACATCCCCGAGCACCCGGTGGTCTTCACCAAGGCACCCTCGACCGTCATCGGCACCGAGGCCGAGATCGATCCGCACCTCCAGCTGACCGATGGCCTGGACTACGAGGCAGAACTCGGGGTCATCATCGGCACCGGGGGGCGCAACATCACCAAGGACCAGGCCATGAACCACGTCTGGGGTTACACCAACATCAACGACGTCACCGCCCGAGACATGCAGAAAAAACACGCCCAATGGTTCCTCGGCAAAAGCCTGGACACCCACTGCCCCATGGGCCCGTGGGCCGTGACCCGCGACGAGGTCGGCGATGAGCCCCTGGACTTGCTGTGCACCGTCAACGGTGAGACCCGCCAGCAGGCCAACACCGCCGATCTCATCTTCGACATCCCCACCATCATCGAGACCATCAGCGCCGGCATCACCCTGGAGCCCGGGGATGTCATCGCCACCGGCACCCCGGTGGGTGTGGGTATCGGATTTAAGCCGCCGAAGTTCCTGGCCCCCGGTGACGTGGTCGAGGTCTCGTTCAGCAAGCTCGGGACACTGCGCAACCAGGTCGGCCAAGGCCAGTAGGTATC comes from Corynebacterium occultum and encodes:
- a CDS encoding GntR family transcriptional regulator: MPASTSFASESLSERVKRIIVDRVIEGAYPPGTHLVELQLAEEFGVSQAPVREALRELSSTRLVENRPRRGTYVRSISPEELAEIYMVRVALEGTAAFHAFPTLHQDPSPLREALTRMREAVDAGSARGLAKYSTQFHRAIIEASGNRLMVEIWDSLFVEVRTMATIVRGQVDPRAAAESHAPIVEAFETGDAQLCQQLVAEHQQEYSILPHE
- a CDS encoding fumarylacetoacetate hydrolase family protein, producing MKFITFRHDGTTRTGVLDTDTAEITPLANGEGLVDVIETWGNGTPEFSTTTLSLEEVELLAPIPRPRRNIFCIGRNYLEHAKEFADSGFDATASASHIPEHPVVFTKAPSTVIGTEAEIDPHLQLTDGLDYEAELGVIIGTGGRNITKDQAMNHVWGYTNINDVTARDMQKKHAQWFLGKSLDTHCPMGPWAVTRDEVGDEPLDLLCTVNGETRQQANTADLIFDIPTIIETISAGITLEPGDVIATGTPVGVGIGFKPPKFLAPGDVVEVSFSKLGTLRNQVGQGQ